The following are encoded together in the Romeriopsis navalis LEGE 11480 genome:
- a CDS encoding aspartate aminotransferase family protein, protein MQSSAQVQSVSQSDTLASFWMPFTANRQFKAQPRLLATAKGMHYTAVDGRSILDATAGLWCVNAGHCRESIATAIAQQAQVLDYAPTFQMGHPAPFELADRLVQMLPGDLNRVFFANSGSEAVDTALKIALAYHQARGEAARTRLIGRERGYHGVGFGGISVGGISGNRKQFGSLLPGVDHLPHTHDLAQNAFTRGVPTWGAHLADDLERLVKLHDPSTIAAVIVEPVAGSTGVLIPPQGYLQRLRSICDRYGILLIFDEVITGFGRLGTAFAADYFGVIPDLMTVAKGLTNGAVPMGAVFARQGVHDAFMQGPEPSIELCHGYTYSGHPLACAAAMATLDIYATEGLFEQAQSISQYWEDAVHTLQGLPGIIDIRNIGLVAAIELAPWPDQPGKRAYDIFVQCFEAGLLIRVTGDIIALSPPLIIQRGQIDRMIDVLRQVLQSRGDAVD, encoded by the coding sequence ATGCAATCATCGGCCCAAGTGCAGTCGGTTTCGCAGTCGGATACACTCGCAAGTTTCTGGATGCCATTTACCGCAAATCGCCAGTTCAAGGCGCAACCGCGTTTGCTGGCAACGGCGAAGGGCATGCACTATACCGCAGTGGATGGTCGATCGATTCTGGATGCGACGGCGGGTTTATGGTGTGTGAATGCCGGACATTGCCGGGAGTCGATTGCGACGGCCATCGCCCAGCAAGCACAAGTCTTAGACTATGCCCCCACGTTTCAAATGGGACATCCGGCACCGTTTGAATTAGCCGATCGATTGGTCCAGATGTTGCCCGGTGACTTGAATCGCGTGTTTTTTGCGAACTCTGGTTCTGAAGCGGTTGATACGGCGTTGAAGATTGCGTTGGCCTATCACCAGGCGCGGGGGGAAGCCGCTCGGACGCGATTGATTGGCCGGGAGCGCGGGTATCATGGTGTGGGCTTTGGTGGTATCTCGGTGGGCGGGATTAGTGGCAATCGCAAACAGTTTGGCAGCTTATTACCGGGGGTTGATCATTTACCCCATACCCATGATCTGGCCCAAAATGCGTTTACCCGTGGGGTGCCGACTTGGGGGGCGCATCTCGCCGATGATTTAGAGCGCCTTGTAAAACTCCATGACCCCTCGACGATCGCGGCCGTAATTGTTGAGCCGGTTGCGGGTTCGACCGGTGTATTGATTCCGCCGCAGGGCTATCTTCAGCGGCTACGATCGATTTGCGATCGCTATGGCATTCTCTTGATCTTTGATGAAGTGATTACAGGCTTTGGCCGCTTGGGTACTGCCTTCGCCGCCGACTACTTCGGTGTGATACCGGATTTGATGACGGTGGCGAAGGGTTTGACGAATGGGGCCGTGCCGATGGGGGCGGTGTTTGCGCGGCAGGGTGTACATGACGCGTTTATGCAAGGTCCAGAGCCATCGATCGAGCTCTGTCATGGCTATACCTATTCGGGACATCCCTTGGCTTGTGCCGCCGCGATGGCGACGCTAGATATTTATGCGACGGAAGGACTGTTTGAACAAGCACAATCAATCAGCCAATACTGGGAAGATGCGGTGCATACTTTACAGGGATTGCCGGGGATCATCGATATTCGGAATATTGGTTTAGTCGCCGCAATTGAATTAGCCCCGTGGCCGGATCAACCGGGTAAACGTGCTTATGATATTTTTGTCCAATGCTTTGAAGCCGGTTTATTAATCCGGGTTACAGGCGATATTATTGCGCTGTCGCCGCCGTTGATTATCCAACGTGGGCAGATTGATCGGATGATTGATGTGCTACGCCAGGTTTTGCAATCACGGGGTGATGCCGTTGATTGA
- a CDS encoding glycosyltransferase family 2 protein yields MQLSYRPRYSIVIPVYNEAENLAELQRRLSAVMAQLDGPTECVLVNDGSRDTSLAQMRQLRQQDPRFCYVSLARNFGHQIAVTAGLHHVRGQAVIIMDADLQDPPELIPEMLAAWRSGFAVVYAKRRQRRSESWFKRLCAYGFYRVLRQLSDVDIPTDSGDFCLLDRQVVTALNAMPERVRYLRGLRSWVGYRQTAIAFERDPRYAGSVKYTFRKSLKLATNGIVSFSQVPLRLSTYVGLLAACVAIFMVCLILYWRLFIPNSPLTGFTLILVAIFFLGAVQLVSIGILGEYVGRIYEEVKGRPLYTIGETAGFETISARGRLDSIEANMTEDN; encoded by the coding sequence ATGCAGTTGAGTTATAGGCCGCGTTATTCGATCGTCATTCCGGTGTATAACGAAGCGGAAAATTTAGCGGAGTTGCAGCGGCGGTTGAGTGCGGTGATGGCCCAGCTTGACGGTCCAACGGAATGTGTCTTGGTCAATGATGGGAGTCGGGATACGAGTCTGGCACAGATGCGTCAACTGCGGCAGCAAGATCCGCGCTTTTGCTATGTCAGTTTGGCCCGAAATTTTGGGCACCAGATTGCGGTGACAGCCGGACTGCATCATGTTCGTGGCCAGGCGGTGATTATTATGGATGCGGATTTACAAGATCCACCGGAGCTGATTCCGGAGATGCTGGCCGCTTGGCGATCGGGATTTGCCGTCGTTTATGCGAAGCGGCGACAGCGACGCAGTGAATCATGGTTCAAACGTCTATGTGCCTATGGCTTCTATCGTGTATTGCGCCAGCTATCGGATGTGGATATTCCGACGGATAGCGGTGATTTCTGTTTGCTCGATCGGCAAGTGGTGACAGCATTAAATGCGATGCCGGAGCGGGTGCGTTATTTGCGGGGATTACGATCGTGGGTGGGTTATCGACAAACGGCGATCGCCTTTGAGCGTGATCCCCGCTATGCAGGCAGCGTCAAATATACGTTTCGTAAGTCGTTAAAGTTAGCGACCAATGGAATTGTTTCCTTTTCCCAAGTACCGTTGCGATTATCAACTTATGTGGGGTTATTAGCGGCTTGTGTGGCGATCTTTATGGTTTGTCTGATTCTTTACTGGCGATTGTTTATTCCTAATTCGCCGTTGACCGGGTTTACGCTGATTTTAGTGGCGATCTTCTTTCTGGGTGCGGTGCAATTAGTCAGTATTGGGATTTTGGGTGAGTATGTCGGTCGTATTTATGAAGAAGTCAAAGGTCGCCCACTCTATACGATCGGGGAAACGGCTGGGTTTGAAACAATTTCGGCCCG